One window of Staphylococcus chromogenes genomic DNA carries:
- a CDS encoding manganese-dependent inorganic pyrophosphatase, translating into MTTYIFGHQNPDTDAITSAIIMADFEHLHGNNEAKAYRLGDVAPETQYALDYFKVEAPELLSDDLTDQDVILVDHNEFQQSAETIEKATVKHVIDHHRIANFETAGPLYYRAEPVGCTATILYKMYNERGYEIKPEIAGLMISAIVSDSLLFKSPTCTEQDVNAARALASIADVDVDQYGLDMLKAGASTKDSTEAQLLNKDAKSFNIGESTVRIAQVNTVDIDEVMQRQEALENAMNKEIADENYTSFILVVTDILNSDSKILVAGADTDKIASAFNTTLDNNTAFLPGVVSRKKQIVPQVTDALS; encoded by the coding sequence ATGACAACATATATTTTTGGACATCAAAACCCAGATACAGATGCAATCACATCAGCCATTATTATGGCAGACTTTGAACATTTACATGGAAATAATGAAGCGAAAGCCTATCGTTTAGGTGATGTCGCTCCTGAAACACAATACGCATTAGATTACTTTAAAGTTGAGGCACCTGAATTACTTTCAGATGATTTAACAGATCAAGATGTCATCTTAGTGGACCATAATGAGTTCCAACAGAGTGCTGAAACAATTGAAAAAGCAACTGTGAAACATGTTATCGACCATCACCGTATTGCTAACTTCGAAACTGCTGGTCCACTTTACTACCGCGCAGAGCCTGTGGGTTGTACGGCTACAATTTTATATAAAATGTATAATGAACGTGGTTATGAAATTAAACCTGAAATTGCGGGTCTTATGATTTCAGCGATTGTTTCAGATAGTTTATTATTCAAATCACCAACATGTACAGAACAAGATGTCAATGCTGCACGTGCGTTAGCTTCTATTGCTGATGTTGATGTCGACCAATATGGATTAGACATGTTAAAAGCAGGTGCTTCTACAAAAGACAGTACTGAAGCCCAATTATTAAATAAAGATGCTAAATCATTCAATATCGGTGAAAGCACAGTGCGTATCGCACAAGTAAATACGGTTGATATTGATGAAGTGATGCAACGTCAAGAAGCACTAGAAAATGCAATGAACAAAGAAATTGCTGATGAAAATTATACGTCATTCATTTTAGTCGTAACTGATATTTTAAACAGCGATTCTAAAATTTTAGTTGCTGGTGCAGACACAGACAAAATCGCAAGTGCATTTAATACAACACTCGACAACAACACTGCATTTTTACCTGGCGTCGTTTCACGTAAAAAGCAAATTGTTCCTCAAGTAACAGACGCTTTATCTTAA
- a CDS encoding cysteine hydrolase family protein, with protein MSKKALIIVDYSNDFIADSGKLTCGGAGQAIEGYLVERIKHYHEANENIFFMMDLHYENDPTHPESKSFPPHNIIGTEGRDLYGQVGAIYQDIKHENHVFFIDKRRYDSFFGTPLDTLLRERKIDTLEIVGVCTDICVLHTAATAYNLNYQLIIPKDGVASFNSQGHEWALTHFKDTLGATVE; from the coding sequence ATGTCAAAAAAAGCATTAATTATTGTTGACTATTCTAATGACTTTATCGCTGACAGTGGAAAATTGACTTGTGGGGGAGCGGGTCAAGCCATTGAGGGTTATCTCGTTGAACGTATTAAACATTATCATGAAGCCAATGAGAATATTTTTTTTATGATGGACTTACATTACGAAAACGACCCAACCCATCCAGAGTCTAAAAGTTTTCCTCCACATAATATCATCGGTACTGAAGGTCGTGATTTATACGGTCAGGTAGGTGCCATTTATCAGGACATTAAACATGAAAATCATGTCTTTTTTATCGATAAACGTCGATATGATTCGTTTTTCGGTACACCGTTAGACACACTACTTCGGGAAAGAAAAATTGATACTTTAGAAATTGTCGGTGTATGCACAGATATTTGTGTATTACACACGGCTGCTACGGCTTACAATTTAAATTATCAATTAATTATTCCTAAAGATGGCGTTGCCTCTTTTAATTCACAAGGACACGAATGGGCATTAACTCATTTTAAAGATACACTAGGCGCAACGGTGGAATAA
- a CDS encoding glycosyl hydrolase family 28-related protein, giving the protein MFKNVKDFGAKTKNKWKDTIGIQRALTKVAQHGGGTVFIPNGEYHIAKALKIYHNTKLKLDPEAILLRKGKDALLKNGSSRKKYYRYEGNGHIKIEGGTFDMNGNEYPYNNTAMCLGHAREVEVAHVTFKNIVGGHGIDACGLDGVHIHDCQFLGFADYVGDRSFSEAIQLDLFVEGAFPKFGINDGTITKNVVIERCYFGNSGEGAMGPWNRAIGSHASRLFHFYENIVIQDNVFEATKDYALTPLKAKNVYIVNNTFKNCAGALRYLGVYKGKNMYSFDGRIEGKEGGKGLIFMNNRVENVSHQDTLHIRSHKEAPHQHIEILNNVFIGTMSPIQLTAIDHVALFKNENLPELRQQSVNDLRCDA; this is encoded by the coding sequence ATGTTTAAAAATGTTAAAGATTTTGGTGCAAAAACGAAAAATAAATGGAAAGATACGATTGGGATTCAACGTGCATTAACGAAAGTAGCACAACACGGGGGTGGCACTGTCTTCATTCCTAATGGAGAATACCATATTGCAAAGGCTTTAAAAATATATCATAATACTAAATTGAAACTTGATCCAGAAGCGATTTTATTACGTAAAGGAAAAGATGCATTACTGAAGAATGGTTCGAGTCGTAAAAAATATTACCGTTATGAAGGGAATGGCCATATAAAAATAGAAGGGGGCACCTTCGATATGAACGGTAATGAATACCCTTATAACAATACAGCGATGTGTCTTGGACATGCACGTGAAGTAGAAGTGGCTCACGTGACTTTCAAAAATATTGTAGGGGGTCATGGAATTGATGCTTGTGGATTGGATGGTGTGCACATCCATGACTGTCAGTTTTTAGGTTTTGCAGATTATGTTGGAGATCGTTCTTTTTCAGAAGCGATTCAACTAGATTTATTTGTAGAAGGTGCATTTCCTAAATTTGGCATTAATGATGGCACAATTACTAAAAATGTAGTTATTGAAAGATGTTACTTCGGAAATTCTGGCGAAGGGGCGATGGGGCCTTGGAATCGCGCTATAGGCTCGCATGCAAGTCGCCTATTTCATTTTTATGAAAATATAGTTATTCAAGATAATGTTTTCGAAGCGACGAAAGACTACGCATTAACACCGTTAAAAGCAAAAAATGTATACATTGTCAACAATACCTTCAAGAATTGTGCAGGTGCACTGAGATATCTAGGTGTTTATAAGGGGAAAAATATGTATTCATTTGATGGACGTATCGAAGGTAAAGAAGGCGGCAAGGGTCTCATTTTTATGAATAATAGAGTCGAAAATGTATCTCATCAAGATACATTGCACATTAGAAGTCATAAAGAGGCACCCCATCAACATATCGAAATTTTAAATAACGTATTTATAGGTACGATGAGTCCTATTCAATTAACGGCAATTGACCATGTCGCACTATTTAAAAATGAAAATTTACCGGAACTACGTCAACAAAGTGTTAATGACTTAAGATGTGATGCGTAG
- a CDS encoding prephenate dehydratase, protein MTLYYLGPKGTFSYLAALKYNTNDESFIPKENLYEVITALKSDASSRAIVPIENAIEGTINVVADSLVEYPFTVIQEVHLDIEFSLYGAKGTSIDEIQEVRSIAPAISQTQKFIHQHQLHYSYTQSTVESLQFIDASTAAIAPKGSGEAYGFTALAQNIEDYPHNVTRFLVLSNDEMPLEEGTQCLLLITPSRDQPGLLASILNTFALFNVNLSWIESRPLKTQLGRYRFYVQAEYPDEMTMKKITTILETLDFEIRHLGRFN, encoded by the coding sequence ATGACATTATATTACTTAGGACCTAAAGGCACTTTTTCTTATCTGGCTGCATTAAAATATAACACGAATGATGAAAGTTTTATCCCAAAAGAAAACCTATATGAAGTCATTACAGCACTTAAATCAGATGCTTCATCACGTGCCATCGTACCCATTGAAAATGCAATCGAAGGAACGATTAATGTGGTGGCAGATAGTTTAGTAGAATATCCTTTTACCGTCATTCAAGAAGTGCATCTTGACATTGAATTTTCATTGTATGGTGCAAAGGGAACTTCCATAGATGAAATTCAAGAAGTACGTTCAATTGCGCCGGCAATAAGTCAAACTCAAAAATTTATTCATCAACACCAACTTCATTATTCGTATACACAAAGTACGGTTGAATCCTTACAGTTTATTGATGCATCCACTGCAGCAATTGCGCCTAAAGGAAGCGGTGAAGCCTATGGTTTTACTGCCCTAGCACAGAATATTGAAGATTATCCACATAATGTCACAAGGTTTTTAGTGTTATCAAATGACGAAATGCCTTTGGAGGAAGGGACACAATGCTTGTTATTGATTACGCCTTCACGAGATCAACCTGGCCTACTGGCTAGTATCTTAAACACTTTTGCATTATTTAACGTCAATTTAAGTTGGATTGAATCTCGCCCATTAAAAACGCAATTAGGGAGATACCGTTTTTATGTGCAAGCGGAATATCCCGATGAGATGACGATGAAAAAAATCACGACAATTCTTGAAACACTTGATTTTGAAATTCGTCATTTAGGGAGATTCAATTAA
- a CDS encoding nitric oxide synthase oxygenase, which yields MLKEAISFITQYYEETNQQPHQLEHRLNEVKQEIKEKGFYRHTTEELTYGARLAWRNSNRCIGRLFWENLKVQDARDIQDESSFLNAITHHIEAATNDGKIVPYITIFGSIFDSTPKIYNNQLIRYAGYETKGDPSERKVTQLAEHLGWRSNQTDFDILPLIYQLPGDKIKYYDYPKSLILEVPIHHHAYPKVEQLQLKWYAVPIISNMDLKIGGITYPTAPFNGWYMVNEIAVRNFLDTYRYNLLEPLAEAMNFTQLRNSSFNKDRVVVEINDAVYQSFKDAGVSMVDHLTAAKQFEKFEAAEHEHGRTVTGKWSWLAPPLSPTLTANYHHGYDNTMRETNFYYKQNTSGGCPFH from the coding sequence ATGTTAAAAGAAGCAATATCCTTTATAACGCAATATTACGAAGAAACAAATCAACAACCCCATCAACTGGAACACCGTTTAAATGAAGTGAAACAAGAAATCAAAGAAAAAGGCTTTTACAGACATACAACTGAGGAATTGACCTATGGGGCAAGGCTAGCATGGCGAAACTCTAACCGTTGTATAGGAAGACTGTTTTGGGAAAACTTAAAAGTTCAAGATGCGCGTGACATACAAGATGAATCCTCTTTTTTAAACGCCATTACACACCACATCGAAGCGGCAACAAATGACGGCAAAATTGTGCCATACATTACAATTTTCGGCTCTATCTTTGACTCGACACCTAAGATATATAACAATCAACTTATTCGCTATGCAGGTTATGAAACTAAAGGAGATCCTTCAGAAAGAAAAGTAACACAACTTGCAGAACATTTAGGTTGGCGTAGTAATCAAACTGATTTTGATATTTTACCCCTTATTTATCAACTACCTGGAGATAAAATCAAATATTACGATTATCCTAAATCATTAATTTTAGAAGTTCCCATTCACCATCATGCATATCCAAAAGTTGAGCAACTTCAATTGAAATGGTATGCCGTACCTATTATTTCAAATATGGATTTAAAAATTGGAGGTATCACGTATCCTACTGCCCCTTTTAATGGATGGTACATGGTAAATGAAATTGCTGTTCGTAATTTCTTAGATACTTATCGTTATAATTTGTTAGAACCCTTAGCAGAAGCCATGAACTTCACTCAATTACGCAACAGTTCATTTAATAAAGATCGTGTCGTTGTTGAAATAAACGATGCGGTTTATCAATCTTTTAAAGACGCTGGTGTTTCAATGGTTGATCATCTGACAGCTGCTAAACAATTTGAAAAATTCGAGGCAGCCGAACACGAACATGGACGAACGGTGACAGGTAAATGGTCATGGTTAGCACCACCGCTTTCTCCAACTTTAACTGCCAACTATCATCACGGCTATGATAATACAATGCGAGAAACCAATTTTTATTATAAACAAAACACCTCGGGAGGCTGTCCTTTTCACTAA
- a CDS encoding nicotinate phosphoribosyltransferase, which yields MYQYNDDSLMLHNDLYQINMAESYWNDGIHERTAVFDLYFRKMPFESGYAVFNGLKRAIAFIENFHFTDTDIAYLKDIGYQKDFLDYLKQLKFTGHIRAMQEGELCFGNEPLMRVEAPLIQAQLVETALLNIINFQTLITTKASRIKQVAPQDTLMEFGTRRAHELDAAVWGARAAIIGGFDSTSNVRAGKLFNIPVSGTHAHAFVQTYGDEYIAFKKYAERHKNCVFLVDTFHTLKSGVPNAIRVAKELGDQINFIGIRLDSGDIAYLSKEARKMLDEAGFPDAKIIASNDLDEETISSLKAQGAAVDSWGVGTKLITAYQQPALGAVYKMVAVEDENGELVDRIKLSNNAEKVTTPGKKRVYRIINTKTNKSEGDYIALENENPQDEKKLKMFHPIHTYKMKYIKNFKAIDLHQDIFINGKCVYELPNEAASQRFLQDNLELLWEENKRYLNPEEYPVDLSTLCWENKQRRIFEVAEHVKEMEEEHE from the coding sequence ATGTATCAATATAATGATGATAGTTTAATGTTGCATAATGATTTATATCAAATAAACATGGCAGAATCCTATTGGAACGATGGTATACATGAACGTACAGCCGTCTTTGATTTATATTTCAGGAAAATGCCATTTGAAAGCGGATATGCTGTATTTAATGGCTTGAAAAGAGCCATTGCTTTCATTGAGAATTTTCATTTTACTGACACTGATATCGCATATTTAAAAGATATTGGGTACCAAAAGGACTTTTTAGATTATTTAAAACAACTCAAATTTACGGGACATATTCGTGCCATGCAAGAAGGAGAATTATGCTTTGGCAATGAGCCATTAATGCGTGTAGAAGCGCCACTCATTCAAGCTCAATTAGTTGAAACTGCTTTGTTGAATATTATCAATTTCCAAACGCTGATTACGACAAAAGCAAGTCGCATCAAACAAGTCGCGCCTCAGGATACTTTAATGGAATTTGGTACACGTCGTGCCCACGAATTAGATGCTGCCGTATGGGGGGCTCGTGCAGCGATTATTGGTGGGTTTGATTCAACAAGTAATGTGAGAGCGGGCAAACTATTTAATATTCCAGTTTCTGGAACACATGCCCATGCGTTTGTGCAAACTTATGGTGATGAGTATATTGCATTTAAAAAATATGCAGAACGACATAAAAATTGCGTCTTCCTAGTTGACACATTCCATACACTCAAATCTGGCGTGCCGAATGCGATTCGAGTAGCTAAAGAATTGGGTGATCAAATTAATTTTATTGGTATTAGATTAGATTCAGGGGACATTGCCTATTTATCAAAAGAAGCACGTAAAATGCTTGATGAAGCTGGTTTTCCAGACGCTAAGATTATTGCTTCAAATGACCTTGATGAAGAAACGATTTCAAGTTTGAAAGCCCAAGGAGCAGCAGTCGATAGTTGGGGTGTGGGTACTAAATTAATTACAGCCTATCAACAACCCGCACTTGGAGCAGTTTATAAAATGGTTGCAGTTGAAGATGAAAATGGAGAACTTGTTGACCGTATTAAACTTTCAAACAATGCAGAAAAAGTGACGACACCTGGGAAAAAGCGTGTGTACCGAATTATAAATACGAAGACAAATAAATCAGAAGGAGATTATATTGCTTTAGAAAATGAAAATCCTCAAGATGAGAAAAAACTTAAAATGTTCCATCCTATCCATACTTATAAGATGAAGTATATTAAAAACTTTAAAGCGATTGACTTACATCAAGATATATTTATCAATGGGAAATGCGTCTATGAATTACCAAATGAAGCGGCCTCTCAACGATTTTTACAAGATAATTTAGAGCTATTATGGGAAGAAAATAAACGTTATCTTAATCCTGAAGAATATCCGGTTGATTTAAGTACGTTATGTTGGGAAAATAAACAACGACGCATCTTTGAAGTTGCCGAACATGTTAAAGAGATGGAGGAAGAACATGAATAA
- the nadE gene encoding ammonia-dependent NAD(+) synthetase encodes MNNMQEIIVNEMKVQPEIDVKETIEEIKYFIKSYVTSHSFIQTLVLGISGGQDSTLVGKLAQMAVNELNENGDKHYQFIAVKLPYGVQRDADEVEEALKFIQPDQTITVNIKAAVDQSVASLKEAGIALTDFQKGNEKARERMKVQFSIAANLSGIVLGTDHSAENVTGFYTKYGDGAADIAPIFGLNKRQGRELLKYLDAPQQLYEKIPTADLEDNQPQLPDEVALGVTYDEIDDYLEGKTISSTASEKIEALFIKNAHKRELAYTRFTWPK; translated from the coding sequence ATGAATAATATGCAGGAAATTATCGTCAATGAAATGAAAGTTCAACCTGAAATCGATGTAAAAGAAACGATTGAGGAGATCAAATATTTTATTAAATCGTATGTCACTTCTCATTCATTTATTCAAACCCTCGTATTAGGGATTTCTGGAGGGCAAGATTCAACATTAGTCGGTAAATTAGCTCAAATGGCAGTGAACGAATTAAATGAAAATGGAGATAAGCACTATCAATTTATCGCTGTGAAATTACCTTATGGTGTTCAACGTGATGCTGATGAGGTAGAAGAAGCCCTAAAATTTATTCAGCCTGATCAAACAATTACAGTCAATATAAAAGCGGCGGTAGATCAAAGTGTCGCTTCATTAAAAGAGGCAGGTATAGCGTTAACGGATTTTCAAAAAGGCAATGAAAAAGCACGTGAAAGAATGAAAGTGCAGTTTTCTATCGCAGCGAATTTGAGTGGTATTGTACTCGGAACAGACCATTCCGCAGAAAATGTTACAGGTTTTTATACAAAATATGGAGATGGCGCTGCAGATATTGCACCTATATTTGGCTTAAATAAACGTCAAGGACGTGAATTATTAAAATATCTCGATGCACCTCAGCAATTATACGAAAAAATTCCGACTGCAGATTTAGAAGATAATCAACCCCAATTACCAGATGAAGTGGCATTAGGCGTCACTTATGATGAAATCGATGATTATTTAGAAGGTAAAACTATCTCATCTACAGCATCTGAAAAAATTGAAGCCTTATTTATCAAAAATGCACATAAAAGAGAACTGGCTTATACACGATTCACATGGCCAAAATAA
- a CDS encoding DUF2179 domain-containing protein — protein MSVINDNPLLMVLAIFLINVAYVTALTMRLILTLKGYRYYAAALSFVEVLVYVIGLGMVMSGLDQIQNVIAYAFGFSIGIIVGMKIEEKLALGYSVVNVTTADYELDIPRQLRDLGYGVTHFAAHGRDGDRLVMQILTPKRYELKLMDTIKALDPKAFIIAYEPRNIHGGFWVKGVRSKKVKAYDTDEI, from the coding sequence ATGAGTGTAATCAATGATAATCCATTGTTAATGGTGTTAGCGATATTTTTAATTAATGTTGCGTACGTGACTGCATTAACAATGCGTCTTATCTTAACATTAAAAGGCTACAGATATTATGCAGCTGCATTAAGCTTTGTAGAAGTGCTTGTGTACGTCATTGGTCTTGGAATGGTGATGTCTGGTTTAGATCAAATACAAAACGTCATCGCTTATGCATTCGGATTTTCTATAGGGATTATCGTAGGTATGAAAATCGAAGAAAAACTAGCATTAGGGTACTCTGTTGTTAATGTAACGACTGCAGATTATGAATTAGATATTCCGAGACAATTAAGAGATTTAGGATATGGCGTCACCCACTTTGCGGCTCATGGTCGTGATGGAGATCGACTGGTGATGCAAATATTAACGCCAAAACGTTATGAATTAAAGCTGATGGACACGATTAAAGCGCTTGATCCAAAAGCATTTATCATCGCTTATGAACCCCGTAATATTCACGGTGGGTTCTGGGTAAAAGGTGTGCGCAGTAAAAAAGTAAAGGCGTATGATACAGATGAAATTTAA
- a CDS encoding NETI motif-containing protein: MKFKVEDGETIQDCLNRMKQQGYVPIKRFEKPVFVEQEDGRVEVLKQDIIFTGKKINPL, from the coding sequence ATGAAATTTAAAGTTGAGGACGGCGAAACTATACAAGATTGTCTTAACCGCATGAAACAACAAGGCTATGTTCCAATCAAACGATTTGAAAAACCTGTATTTGTAGAACAAGAAGATGGACGTGTTGAAGTGCTAAAACAAGATATTATCTTTACAGGCAAGAAAATAAATCCATTGTAA
- the purB gene encoding adenylosuccinate lyase: protein MIERYSRQEMSNIWTDQNRYEAWLEVEILACEAWSELGYIPKEDVKKIRANAKVDVDRAKEIELETRHDVVAFTRQVSETLGEERKWVHYGLTSTDVVDTALSYQVKQANAIIEKDLERFIEVLANKAQQYKYTLMMGRTHGVHAEPTTFGLKMALWYAEMKRNFERFKRVREEIEVGKMSGAVGTFANIPPEIEAYVCKHLGIGIAPISTQTLQRDRHAYYIATLSLIATSLEKFAVEIRNLQKTETREVEEAFAKGQKGSSAMPHKRNPIGSENITGIARVIRGYITTAYENVALWHERDISHSSAERIMLPDVTIALDYALNRFTNIVDRLTVYEENMTENMNKTFGLIYSQRVLLALIDKGMVREEAYDLVQPKAMESWASKTPFRELVESDTKITEKLSEEELNACFDPRHHLNQVDTIFERVGLA from the coding sequence ATGATTGAACGTTATTCAAGACAAGAAATGTCAAATATTTGGACAGACCAAAATCGATATGAAGCATGGTTAGAAGTTGAGATCTTAGCTTGTGAAGCATGGAGTGAACTAGGTTATATCCCTAAAGAAGATGTAAAAAAAATTCGTGCAAATGCAAAAGTAGATGTTGATCGTGCAAAAGAAATTGAATTAGAAACGCGTCATGATGTCGTTGCGTTTACAAGACAAGTTTCTGAAACTTTAGGCGAAGAACGTAAATGGGTGCATTACGGTTTAACCTCCACAGATGTCGTAGATACTGCATTAAGTTATCAAGTTAAACAAGCAAATGCAATAATTGAAAAAGATTTAGAACGCTTTATTGAAGTGCTTGCGAATAAAGCGCAACAATACAAATATACGCTTATGATGGGGCGTACACATGGCGTCCATGCTGAACCAACTACTTTTGGTTTGAAAATGGCACTTTGGTATGCTGAAATGAAACGTAATTTTGAACGCTTCAAACGTGTACGCGAAGAAATCGAAGTCGGTAAAATGAGTGGCGCGGTAGGTACTTTCGCAAATATCCCACCAGAAATTGAAGCATATGTATGTAAACATCTTGGTATTGGTATAGCGCCAATTTCAACACAAACGCTTCAAAGAGACCGTCATGCATACTATATTGCGACATTGAGCTTAATTGCCACTTCACTAGAAAAGTTTGCTGTGGAAATTAGAAATTTACAAAAAACAGAAACACGTGAAGTAGAAGAGGCGTTTGCTAAAGGTCAAAAAGGCTCCTCAGCGATGCCGCACAAACGTAATCCTATCGGTTCGGAAAATATTACAGGTATTGCGCGTGTAATTCGTGGTTATATTACGACAGCCTACGAAAATGTCGCTTTATGGCATGAACGTGATATTTCACATTCGTCAGCCGAGAGAATCATGTTACCTGACGTGACAATTGCATTAGATTATGCGCTAAATCGTTTTACAAATATCGTCGACCGCTTAACGGTATACGAAGAAAACATGACTGAAAATATGAATAAAACATTCGGTTTGATTTATTCTCAACGTGTGTTACTTGCGCTCATCGATAAGGGAATGGTTCGTGAGGAAGCTTATGACCTTGTCCAACCGAAAGCAATGGAATCTTGGGCATCGAAAACACCTTTTAGAGAACTTGTTGAAAGTGATACAAAAATTACTGAAAAATTATCGGAAGAAGAGCTAAATGCATGTTTTGACCCTAGACATCACTTAAATCAAGTTGATACAATATTTGAAAGAGTAGGTTTAGCATAA
- a CDS encoding YerC/YecD family TrpR-related protein, whose product MQIEKLRGQALNELFDAILTLETREECYQFFDDLCTVNELQSLSQRLQVAKMIKQGYTYATIEAESGASTATISRVKRSLQWGNDAYTMILERMDIETKQ is encoded by the coding sequence ATGCAAATTGAAAAGTTACGTGGACAAGCATTAAATGAGTTATTTGATGCAATATTAACATTAGAAACACGCGAGGAATGTTATCAATTTTTTGATGATTTGTGTACGGTGAATGAACTTCAATCACTATCACAACGTTTACAAGTAGCAAAGATGATCAAACAAGGATACACCTATGCTACAATTGAGGCGGAATCAGGTGCCTCCACTGCAACGATATCTCGCGTTAAGCGTTCATTACAATGGGGAAACGATGCATATACGATGATTTTAGAACGTATGGATATTGAAACGAAACAATAA
- a CDS encoding heptaprenylglyceryl phosphate synthase, with protein MYDIKEWRHVFKLDPAKPISDADLEKLCMSNTDAIIIGGTDNVTEDNVLHLMSRVRRYPLPLALEISNIESTVPGFDFYFVPTVMNSKEVKFHNGLLHEALKAYGHMIHFEEMVFEGYVVLNPNSKVAQHTHAHTELSTEDIEAYAQMANEMYRFPVFYLEYSGQLGDPEVVRAAQSYLTTTQLFYGGGIDSLAHAIQFAEIADTIVVGNLIYEDIKKAIQTTKIKERT; from the coding sequence ATGTATGATATAAAAGAATGGCGTCATGTCTTTAAATTAGATCCAGCTAAACCCATTTCAGATGCAGATTTGGAAAAGCTATGTATGTCCAATACAGATGCAATTATCATAGGAGGAACTGATAATGTAACAGAAGATAATGTCTTGCATTTAATGAGTCGCGTAAGGCGTTATCCGTTACCACTCGCACTTGAAATTTCTAATATAGAGAGTACAGTTCCTGGTTTTGATTTTTATTTTGTCCCTACTGTTATGAACAGTAAGGAGGTAAAATTTCATAATGGCTTATTACATGAAGCCTTAAAAGCCTACGGTCATATGATTCATTTTGAAGAAATGGTATTTGAAGGGTATGTGGTTTTAAATCCTAATAGTAAAGTGGCACAACATACACATGCGCATACAGAACTTTCAACAGAAGATATTGAAGCTTATGCACAAATGGCGAATGAAATGTATCGATTTCCGGTATTTTACTTGGAGTATAGCGGACAATTAGGGGACCCTGAAGTCGTGCGAGCAGCGCAATCATACCTTACCACAACACAATTGTTTTATGGTGGTGGCATTGACAGTTTAGCGCACGCCATTCAATTTGCGGAAATTGCTGATACGATTGTCGTCGGCAATTTAATCTATGAAGATATTAAAAAAGCAATTCAAACGACTAAAATAAAGGAGAGAACATAA